A window of Ipomoea triloba cultivar NCNSP0323 chromosome 2, ASM357664v1 contains these coding sequences:
- the LOC116004191 gene encoding serine/threonine/tyrosine-protein kinase HT1-like, translating into MKNLNWFKQIVASNGKLERRLSLGEYKRAASWSKYLVSPGAAIKEEGGEEWSADMSQLYIGNKFASGRHSRIYRGIYKQRDVAIKLISQPEEDGDLAAFLEKQFTSEVALLLRLKHPNIITFIAACKKPPVFCIITEYLPGGSLRKYLHQQEPYSVPLNLVLKLALDIARGMQYLHAQGILHRDLKSENLLLDEDMCVKVADFGISCLESQCGSAKGFTGTYRWMAPEMIKEKHHTKKVDVYSFGIVLWELLTALTPFDNMTPEQAAFAVCQKNARPPLPSECPKAFQKLVNRCWASNPQKRPHFETIVTILESYAESLKRDPDFFSSHEPSKDGVLPRCLPKCIGC; encoded by the exons ATGAAGAATTTGAACTGGTTTAAGCAAATTGTGGCGAGCAATGGGAAGCTGGAGAGGCGGCTGTCGCTGGGAGAGTACAAGCGAGCAGCGTCGTGGTCCAAGTATCTGGTCTCCCCCGGCGCGGCGATAAAGGAGGAAGGCGGCGAGGAGTGGAGCGCCGACATGTCGCAGCTCTACATAGGGAATAAGTTCGCGTCGGGGCGCCATAGTAGGATTTACAGAGGGATTTATAAGCAGAGAGATGTGGCGATTAAGCTCATTAGCCAGCCTGAGGAGGATGGGGACTTAGCGGCGTTTCTCGAGAAGCAGTTCACCTCTGAGGTGGCGTTGTTGCTTCGCCTCAAACACCCCAATATCATCACT TTTATTGCGGCATGTAAGAAACCCCCCGTATTTTGCATAATCACTGAGTATCTACCTGGAGGCTCCCTGAGAAAGTACCTCCATCAGCAGGAGCCATACTCGGTCCCTCTCAACCTAGTGCTGAAATTGGCCCTTGACATTGCACGTGGAATGCAGTATCTCCATGCTCAAGGGATACTTCACAGAGATCTCAAATCGGAAAATCTACTGCTTGATGAAGATATGTGTGTAAAAGTGGCTGATTTTGGGATATCGTGCTTAGAATCCCAGTGTGGTAGTGCAAAGGGGTTCACCGGCACTTACCGTTGGATGGCACCAGAAATGATCAAGGAAAAACACCACACGAAAAAAGTTGATGTTTACAGTTTCGGCATCGTTCTCTGGGAGCTATTAACTGCATTAACACCATTTGACAACATGACGCCCGAACAGGCAGCATTTGCTGTCTGCCAAAAG AATGCAAGACCACCGCTACCTTCTGAATGTCCCAAGGCGTTCCAGAAACTCGTTAATCGCTGCTGGGCAAGCAATCCTCAAAAACGGCCACACTTTGAAACAATCGTAACAATTCTTGAAAGTTATGCAGAGTCGCTCAAGCGCGATCCAGACTTCTTTTCATCGCATGAACCCTCTAAGGATGGAGTTCTGCCGCGATGCTTACCTAAATGTATTGGCTGCTGA
- the LOC116007154 gene encoding protein KINESIN LIGHT CHAIN-RELATED 3-like — protein MPGVVVDEIHEEREDSEFKENENSGVHNENLVVNGSPRNGLASQSPRNGGTGYTGNGVAEPSIEELYDNVCEMQSSEHSPSRQSYGSDGDESRIDSELRHLVGGEMREVEIMEEDEELQKPGNGNDDSRSDSGSKKESSSTTALDNSESATSKTPPSGKSKKASQSQLESDASGKSSPKGKSPPGKPSLDKQSEKRKPARGVSSLNKQKSSAVGGLKSQKGTEDTSDSGVENPDLGPFLLKQARDLISSGDNPRRALDLALRAAKSFEKCADGKPSLDVVMCLHVTAAIHCNLGQYGDAIPILEHSIEIPVIEEGQDHALAKFAGYMQLGDTYAMLGQVENSIICYTTGLGIQRQVLGDNDPRVGETCRYLAEAHVQALQFDEAEKLCQMALDMHRDNGSPPSLEEAADRRLMGLICESKGDHEAALEHLVLASMAMVANGQEAEVASVDCSIGDTYLSLNRYDEAIFAYQKALTALKSSKGESHPSVASVFVRLADLYNRTGKLRESKSYCENALRIYGKPLPGVAPEEIASGLTDVSAIYESMNELEQALKLLQKALKIYNDAPGQQSTIAGIEAQMGVIYYMLGRYSDSYNSFKSGISKLRASGEKKSAFFGIALNQMGLACIQRYAINEAVDLFEEARGILEQEYGPYHPETLGVYSNLAGTYDAVGRLEDAIEILEFIVNVREEKLGTANPDVDDEKKRLAELLKEAGRVRNRKARSLENLLVVNHRPSSTVNNNGIKV, from the exons ATGCCTGGAGTTGTTGTGGATGAGATTCATGAAGAAAGGGAGGATAGTGAGTTCAAGGAGAATGAGAATTCTGGAGTTCATAATGAGAATTTAGTTGTGAATGGGTCTCCGAGGAATGGTTTGGCGTCTCAAAGCCCTCGGAATGGGGGAACGGGCTATACGGGGAATGGGGTGGCCGAGCCCTCTATTGAGGAGCTCTATGATAATGTGTGCGAGATGCAGAGTTCTGAGCATTCGCCGTCAAGGCAGAGTTACGGGTCTGATGGTGATGAGTCGAGGATAGATTCGGAGTTGCGCCATCTCGTGGGAGGGGAGATGAGGGAAGTGGAGATAATGGAGGAGGACGAGGAGTTGCAGAAGCCCGGGAATGGGAATGATGATTCCCGTAGTGATTCTGGTTCTAAGAAGGAAAGTTCGTCTACTACAGCGTTGGACAATTCCGAATCTGCAACCAGCAAAACTCCCCCGTCGGGAAAATCAAAGAAAGCTTCTCAATCGCAGTTGGAGTCTGATGCTTCGGGAAAATCAAGTCCAAAAGGGAAAAGTCCTCCGGGGAAACCTTCCCTAGATAAGCAGAGTGAAAAAAGAAAACCGGCTAGGGGAGTTTCGTCTTTGAATAAACAGAAGAGTTCGGCTGTAGGGGGGTTGAAATCACAGAAGGGTACTGAGGACACGTCTGATTCGGGTGTAGAAAATCCCGATCTTGGACCATTCCTGCTCAAGCAAGCAAGGGATTTGATTTCTTCTGGGGATAATCCTCGTAGGGCCCTCGATTTAGCTCTTCGAGCTGCCAAGTCATTTGAAAAATGTGCTGACGGGAAGCCCAGCTTGGATGTGGTCATGTGCTTGCACGTCACAGCAGCAATACACTGTAATTTAGGCCAGTACGGTGATGCTATTCCCATTCTGGAACACTCGATTGAGATTCCCGTGATCGAGGAAGGCCAAGATCATGCCCTGGCTAAATTTGCTGGATATATGCAGTTGGGCGACACTTATGCAATGTTGGGCCAAGTTGAGAACTCAATTATTTGTTATACGACAGGTTTGGGAATCCAAAGACAAGTTCTCGGGGATAATGACCCGAGAGTTGGTGAAACGTGCAGGTACCTGGCAGAAGCTCACGTTCAGGCGTTGCAATTTGACGAGGCCGAGAAACTTTGCCAGATGGCTCTGGACATGCACAGGGATAACGGCTCACCTCCTTCCCTCGAGGAGGCAGCAGATAGGAGGCTAATGGGGTTAATTTGCGAGTCAAAGGGAGACCACGAGGCTGCCCTCGAGCATCTCGTTTTGGCTAGCATGGCCATGGTGGCCAACGGGCAGGAAGCGGAGGTGGCATCTGTTGATTGCAGTATTGGAGACACTTATTTATCTCTAAACCGCTACGACGAAGCCATTTTTGCTTATCAGAAGGCACTCACAGCTCTCAAGTCTAGCAAAGGAGAAAGTCACCCGTCTGTTGCTTCAGTTTTTGTCCGTCTCGCTGACTTGTATAACAGGACTGGTAAACTGCGGGAATCTAAATCCTACTGTGAAAATGCCCTTCGGATTTACGGAAAACCATTACCGGGTGTCGCCCCAGAAGAGATCGCCAGCGGTCTTACTGATGTCTCTGCTATTTACGAATCAATGAACGAGCTCGAGCAGGCGTTGAAGTTACTGCAGAAGGCTTTAAAGATTTACAACGACGCCCCTGGTCAGCAGAGTACTATTGCTGGCATCGAAGCCCAGATGGGCGTAATCTATTACATGTTGGGGCGATACTCCGACTCCTATAACTCTTTCAAAAGTGGGATCTCAAAGCTTCGTGCCAGTGGAGAAAAGAAATCCGCATTCTTTGGAATTGCTCTCAACCAAATGGGGCTTGCTTGTATACAGCGCTATGCCATAAATGAGGCCGTAGACTTGTTCGAAGAAGCACGGGGCATTTTGGAGCAAGAATACGGGCCTTATCACCCCGAGACATTAGGGGTGTACAGCAACCTTGCAGGCACATATGATGCTGTTGGCAG GCTGGAAGATGCAATTGAAATCTTGGAATTTATTGTGAATGTGCGAGAGGAAAAGCTAGGAACGGCTAATCCAGACGTGGACGATGAAAAGAAGAGGCTGGCAGAGCTACTAAAGGAGGCGGGTAGGGTTCGGAATAGGAAAGCGAGATCGCTAGAGAATCTGCTCGTTGTCAATCATCGTCCTAGTAGTACTGTGAATAACAACGGCATAAAGGTTTGA